From a single Planctellipticum variicoloris genomic region:
- a CDS encoding cytochrome C oxidase subunit IV family protein, with the protein MSDHAHHADAHSYSHPVPLSILIGTFLALIVLTALTVAQSTVIPAAAELYVALSIATVKASLVLIYFMHLRHDKSFNVLIILFSLAFVAVFVGFCSMDSISYQSEISNLTLDNSPAARP; encoded by the coding sequence ATGTCTGACCACGCTCACCACGCCGACGCCCACAGCTACTCCCACCCGGTTCCGCTGTCGATCCTCATCGGCACCTTCCTGGCGCTCATCGTGCTGACCGCGCTGACGGTGGCGCAATCGACCGTGATTCCCGCCGCGGCGGAGTTGTACGTGGCGCTGTCGATTGCCACGGTCAAAGCGTCGCTCGTGCTGATCTATTTCATGCACCTGCGGCACGACAAGTCGTTCAACGTGCTGATTATTCTGTTTTCGCTGGCGTTCGTCGCGGTTTTCGTGGGGTTCTGTTCGATGGATTCGATCAGTTACCAGTCGGAGATCAGCAATCTGACTCTGGACAACAGCCCCGCCGCCCGGCCCTAG
- a CDS encoding cytochrome c oxidase subunit I: MATATITTESGSGGHSPGRNYLNESSGILSWVFTLDHKRIGLMYLVGVMSAFLLGGTFALALRTELLTPGPTTGMTHDMYNQMFTLHGAVMTFLFIIPGIPAALGNFVLPIMLGAKDVAFPRMNLMSFYLWMGGALFFVLTLFLGGLDTGWTFYTPYSIDTNTSVVSAVLGAFVLGFSSIFTGLNFIVTIHTLRPPGMTWFKMPLFLWSLYATAIIQILATPVLGITLLLLFAERTMGIGIFDPKLGGDPVLFQHFFWFYSHPAVYIMILPGMGIVSELISVFSRKAIFGYRFIAFSSLAIALLGFLVWGHHMFTSGESKMAAIVFSGITFSIAIPSAIKVFNWLATMYKGSISLATPMCFAQSFIVLFSIGGLTGLFLSTLSTDVHLHDTYFVVSHFHYVMVGSTLTAFLGGLFYWWPKITGKMYNDIQGQIAALIIFVGFNLAFFPQFIMGSRGMPRRYYNYLPEFQTYHQLSTYGSYVLGAGLFLALWVLVQSLLRGKPAPMNPWGGNSLEWHTSSPPPLANFEHTPEATDPYDYHANKYDPAVGGYVPIPKAQKTVDPYGGIE, translated from the coding sequence ATGGCAACGGCAACCATCACGACCGAAAGCGGATCCGGCGGACACAGCCCCGGCCGCAACTACCTCAACGAGTCCAGCGGCATCCTGAGCTGGGTCTTCACGCTCGATCACAAGCGGATCGGCCTGATGTACCTCGTCGGCGTCATGTCGGCGTTTCTGCTGGGAGGCACGTTCGCGCTGGCGCTCCGGACGGAGCTGCTCACGCCGGGTCCGACGACCGGCATGACGCACGACATGTACAACCAGATGTTTACGCTGCACGGCGCGGTGATGACCTTCCTGTTCATCATCCCCGGCATTCCCGCGGCTCTGGGCAACTTCGTCCTCCCCATCATGCTCGGCGCGAAGGACGTGGCTTTCCCCCGCATGAACCTGATGAGCTTCTACCTCTGGATGGGCGGAGCGCTCTTCTTCGTGCTCACTCTCTTCCTCGGAGGACTCGATACCGGCTGGACCTTCTACACCCCCTACAGCATCGATACCAACACGAGCGTCGTCTCGGCGGTGCTGGGAGCGTTCGTCCTCGGATTCAGTTCAATCTTCACCGGGCTGAACTTCATCGTCACCATTCACACGCTGCGCCCGCCCGGGATGACCTGGTTCAAGATGCCGCTGTTCCTGTGGTCGCTGTACGCGACCGCGATCATCCAGATCCTGGCGACCCCCGTGCTCGGCATCACGCTGCTCCTGCTGTTCGCCGAACGGACGATGGGGATCGGCATTTTCGATCCGAAGCTCGGCGGCGACCCGGTGCTGTTCCAGCACTTCTTCTGGTTTTACTCGCACCCCGCCGTTTACATCATGATTCTGCCCGGCATGGGGATCGTCAGCGAGCTGATTTCCGTCTTCAGCCGGAAGGCCATCTTCGGCTACCGCTTCATCGCGTTCTCCAGCCTCGCCATCGCGCTGCTCGGCTTCCTGGTCTGGGGCCACCACATGTTCACGAGCGGCGAATCCAAGATGGCCGCCATCGTCTTCAGCGGCATCACCTTCAGCATCGCCATCCCCTCGGCCATCAAGGTCTTCAACTGGCTGGCGACGATGTACAAGGGCTCGATCAGCCTGGCGACGCCGATGTGCTTCGCCCAGTCGTTCATCGTGCTGTTCTCGATCGGCGGCCTGACCGGCCTGTTCCTCAGCACCCTCTCCACCGACGTCCACCTCCACGACACCTACTTCGTCGTCTCCCACTTCCACTACGTCATGGTCGGCAGCACGCTCACCGCCTTCCTGGGGGGCCTGTTCTACTGGTGGCCCAAGATCACCGGCAAAATGTACAACGACATCCAGGGGCAGATCGCCGCCCTGATCATCTTCGTCGGCTTCAACCTCGCCTTCTTCCCCCAGTTCATCATGGGCTCGCGCGGCATGCCCCGCCGCTACTACAACTACCTCCCGGAATTCCAGACCTACCACCAGCTCTCCACGTACGGATCCTACGTCCTCGGCGCGGGGCTGTTCCTGGCCCTCTGGGTGCTCGTCCAGTCGCTGCTGCGGGGCAAGCCCGCCCCCATGAACCCCTGGGGCGGCAACTCGCTCGAATGGCACACGTCCTCCCCTCCCCCGCTGGCCAACTTCGAACACACCCCCGAAGCCACCGACCCCTACGACTATCACGCCAACAAATACGATCCCGCGGTGGGCGGCTATGTCCCGATTCCCAAGGCGCAAAAGACGGTTGATCCGTATGGCGGCATCGAATAA
- a CDS encoding Rieske (2Fe-2S) protein: MSTRHRIAGVEEVAPGTGKEFVVDGRIIALFNIDGRFHALDGICPHAGGPLAEGYLRKNVVTCPWHGWQFDVTTGQHCLNARLKHARFEVAVEGNDVFVELP, translated from the coding sequence ATGAGCACCCGCCATCGGATCGCCGGCGTTGAAGAAGTCGCCCCCGGAACCGGCAAGGAGTTCGTCGTCGACGGCCGGATTATCGCTTTGTTCAACATCGACGGTCGGTTCCACGCGCTCGACGGAATCTGCCCCCACGCCGGCGGCCCCCTCGCGGAAGGATACCTGCGCAAGAACGTCGTGACCTGCCCCTGGCACGGCTGGCAGTTCGACGTCACGACAGGCCAGCACTGCCTCAACGCCAGACTCAAACACGCGCGATTCGAAGTCGCTGTCGAAGGAAACGACGTCTTCGTCGAGTTGCCATGA
- the coxB gene encoding cytochrome c oxidase subunit II codes for MDKSQDTAQFVAPPWVEEGSTFWFPVQSSTVAPQVDWLFHFILGTSTVFFLLIVGLMIWFTVQYRRRPGAPLLESPHHSTALELTWSIIPAMLLIPMFFWGFIGYVEMRTPPEDSGDNEIRVTAKRWAWLFTYPQFDGFASDTLYVEEGKPFKLTMISEDVLHSLFIPAFRVKQDVVPGRYATTWFIPTRPGEYTLFCAEYCGKSHSDMLAKVVVYPAGERAEKLTRVIEIEEKETPPLERGLKLYNRRGCAQCHTTDGTAKVGPSFKGTFGTQQKLADGSTITVDDNYIRESILEPNAKVRGGYRAQMPSFKGQLKDSQIEDLILFIKSLNEDKK; via the coding sequence ATGGATAAGTCGCAGGACACCGCGCAGTTCGTCGCCCCCCCGTGGGTGGAAGAGGGCTCGACGTTCTGGTTCCCCGTGCAAAGCTCCACCGTGGCCCCCCAGGTGGACTGGCTGTTCCACTTCATCCTGGGAACTTCCACCGTCTTCTTCCTGCTGATCGTCGGCCTGATGATCTGGTTCACGGTGCAGTACCGTCGTCGGCCGGGCGCCCCGCTGCTGGAATCGCCTCATCACAGTACCGCTCTCGAACTCACCTGGTCGATCATTCCCGCAATGCTGCTGATCCCCATGTTCTTCTGGGGATTCATCGGCTATGTCGAAATGCGCACTCCTCCCGAGGACTCGGGCGACAACGAAATCCGCGTCACGGCCAAGCGCTGGGCGTGGCTGTTCACCTATCCCCAGTTCGACGGCTTCGCCAGCGACACCCTCTACGTCGAAGAGGGGAAACCCTTCAAGCTGACGATGATCTCCGAAGACGTCCTCCACAGCCTGTTCATCCCCGCCTTCCGCGTGAAACAGGACGTCGTCCCCGGACGCTACGCGACGACCTGGTTCATTCCGACCCGCCCGGGCGAATACACGCTGTTCTGCGCCGAATACTGCGGAAAAAGCCATTCGGACATGCTGGCGAAGGTGGTCGTCTACCCGGCGGGCGAACGGGCCGAGAAGCTCACCCGCGTCATCGAAATCGAAGAGAAGGAAACGCCTCCGCTCGAACGCGGCCTCAAGCTCTACAACCGACGCGGCTGCGCCCAGTGCCACACGACCGACGGAACGGCCAAAGTCGGACCGTCGTTCAAAGGGACCTTCGGCACGCAGCAGAAGCTCGCCGACGGCTCCACGATCACCGTCGACGACAACTACATCCGCGAATCGATCCTCGAACCCAACGCCAAAGTCCGCGGCGGCTACCGCGCCCAGATGCCCAGCTTCAAAGGGCAGCTCAAGGACTCGCAGATCGAAGACCTGATCCTGTTCATCAAGAGTTTGAACGAAGACAAGAAATAG
- a CDS encoding quinol:electron acceptor oxidoreductase subunit ActD produces MHYHHQPDLPAPQPVLAAMVAEFQTPRELIEAARKVRDAGYQKFDAHSPFPVHGIDDAMGIRMSRLPWFTFGAAVFGGLNAVGMQWWMNTVDYPFWISGKPFASIPAWMPIIFELCILLGCFTTVIVMFLLNGLPRFASPFSRAVSTLRSSSDRFFVSLDARDPKFSLEGSRQLLESIGARHVEACYIDPADAKFPKALVFGAIMLGSVLVVPPVAIAKHRWEEKRIPKVHWIQDMDFQTKFKTQKANKFFADGRSMRQEVVGTIARGDLEDDDKLFKGLEHDDGTLERLLNAPPAAPAAPQPAPAGGAPAAQEPDPLDALPWVKTVPIPVTLETLKRGEERYNIYCSVCHGIAGDGDGLVTLRAMELQQGTWIKPVSYHTENVRNQPIGRLFNTVTHGVRKMSAMGDVVTVQDRWAILLYLRALQKTRTGDPADVPADVLPELKDVKFE; encoded by the coding sequence ATGCACTACCACCACCAGCCCGATCTTCCGGCTCCGCAGCCCGTGTTGGCGGCCATGGTCGCCGAGTTCCAGACGCCGCGGGAATTGATTGAAGCCGCGCGGAAGGTGCGGGACGCCGGATATCAGAAATTCGACGCGCACAGCCCGTTTCCGGTGCACGGCATCGACGACGCGATGGGCATTCGAATGTCCAGGCTCCCCTGGTTTACGTTCGGCGCCGCCGTCTTCGGCGGGCTCAACGCGGTCGGCATGCAGTGGTGGATGAACACCGTCGACTACCCGTTCTGGATCAGCGGTAAGCCGTTTGCGAGCATTCCCGCGTGGATGCCGATCATCTTCGAACTCTGCATCCTGCTGGGATGCTTTACGACGGTGATCGTCATGTTTCTGTTGAACGGGCTGCCGCGGTTTGCGAGCCCTTTCAGCAGGGCTGTTTCGACTCTGCGGAGCAGTTCGGACCGGTTCTTCGTCTCTCTCGACGCACGCGATCCCAAGTTTTCGCTCGAAGGCTCCCGGCAACTGCTCGAGTCGATCGGAGCCCGACACGTCGAAGCCTGCTACATCGATCCCGCAGACGCCAAGTTTCCCAAAGCGCTCGTCTTCGGGGCCATCATGCTCGGCAGCGTGCTGGTCGTTCCGCCGGTGGCGATTGCCAAGCATCGCTGGGAGGAAAAGCGGATTCCCAAGGTCCACTGGATCCAGGACATGGATTTCCAGACCAAGTTCAAAACCCAGAAAGCCAACAAGTTCTTCGCGGACGGTCGGTCGATGCGGCAGGAAGTCGTCGGAACGATCGCCCGCGGCGACCTGGAAGACGACGACAAGCTGTTCAAGGGACTGGAACACGACGACGGTACGCTTGAAAGGCTGCTGAACGCTCCGCCGGCGGCGCCTGCCGCGCCGCAGCCTGCCCCGGCAGGCGGGGCGCCGGCCGCTCAAGAACCCGATCCGCTCGATGCGCTCCCCTGGGTCAAGACCGTTCCGATTCCGGTGACCCTGGAAACGCTCAAACGGGGCGAAGAGCGCTACAACATTTACTGCTCGGTCTGCCACGGCATCGCGGGCGACGGAGACGGCCTCGTGACGCTCCGGGCGATGGAACTGCAGCAGGGAACCTGGATCAAGCCGGTGTCGTACCACACTGAGAACGTCCGCAATCAGCCGATCGGTCGGCTGTTCAATACCGTGACGCACGGCGTCCGCAAGATGTCGGCGATGGGCGACGTGGTGACGGTCCAGGACCGCTGGGCGATTCTGCTGTACCTGCGGGCTTTGCAGAAGACTCGAACGGGCGATCCCGCCGACGTTCCGGCCGATGTGCTTCCCGAGCTGAAAGACGTGAAGTTCGAGTAG
- the hpnC gene encoding squalene synthase HpnC produces MADAAFLAELKEWGPEALAGRPAPSPDEARAFCRRLATSHYENFPLVSWLLPPGLHQHFYNVYAYCRWADDLGDEVGDRDRSLELLAWWGEELDACYAGRTRHPVFVALAETIREFQIPREPFADLISAFVQDQSVAEYRSFAQLQDYCRRSADPVGRIVLHLCRCVGPQEFAWSDSICTGLQLANFWQDVARDYAIGRIYLPREDCERFGYRREDFDRRLQNEAFLELMRFEVDRAREFLTAGLPLIGRLPGRLQVDIDLFARGGLRILQRIAQIRYRVWDIRPQVTKRDALLLLGGALSRAALRFCTRRRGSSKATTDPCPVQH; encoded by the coding sequence ATGGCGGACGCGGCGTTTCTGGCGGAACTGAAGGAATGGGGGCCAGAGGCGCTTGCCGGACGCCCGGCCCCTTCGCCGGACGAGGCCCGCGCATTCTGCCGCAGACTCGCGACGAGTCACTACGAGAACTTCCCGCTCGTCTCCTGGCTGCTTCCGCCGGGGCTCCATCAGCACTTCTACAACGTCTATGCCTACTGCCGCTGGGCCGACGATCTGGGAGACGAAGTCGGCGACCGGGACCGGTCGCTGGAACTGCTCGCCTGGTGGGGAGAGGAGCTGGATGCCTGTTATGCCGGACGGACCCGGCACCCCGTCTTCGTCGCGCTCGCGGAGACGATCCGCGAGTTCCAGATCCCGCGCGAACCGTTCGCCGACCTGATCTCCGCGTTCGTGCAGGATCAGTCGGTTGCCGAATACCGCTCCTTCGCGCAGCTCCAGGACTACTGTCGACGCAGCGCGGACCCGGTCGGGAGAATTGTCCTCCACCTCTGCCGATGCGTCGGCCCGCAGGAGTTCGCCTGGTCTGACAGCATCTGCACCGGCCTGCAACTGGCGAACTTCTGGCAGGACGTCGCGCGCGACTACGCCATCGGACGGATTTACCTGCCACGGGAAGACTGCGAGCGCTTCGGCTACCGGCGGGAGGACTTCGATCGGCGGCTCCAGAACGAGGCCTTCCTGGAGCTGATGCGGTTCGAGGTCGACCGGGCGCGGGAATTCCTGACCGCCGGCCTGCCGCTGATCGGGCGCCTGCCGGGCCGGCTGCAGGTCGATATTGACCTGTTTGCCCGCGGAGGGCTTCGCATTCTTCAGAGAATTGCGCAAATCAGGTATCGTGTCTGGGACATTCGTCCCCAAGTCACGAAACGCGATGCTCTGCTTCTCCTCGGCGGGGCGCTTTCGCGGGCGGCGTTGCGCTTCTGCACGCGGCGGAGAGGATCGAGCAAGGCGACCACCGATCCATGTCCGGTCCAGCACTGA
- a CDS encoding cytochrome c oxidase subunit 3: MPARRELIQKEFGLYLLLASLGMFFLGAMWAFILMRKGVPVTPGRFPPVLWASTAVLLVGGISLQQSLREVRRERQLEFRRWLLTAFGCGCLFCILQTIGLTDLLLGHFVNLRSASLEPPISRFESLRAVRFWGFLFVLVLLHVLHFIGGLVVLFRVVLEALRGRFDHEFYPGVKLCAVYWRFLDVVWLMMLAAFTLTL; encoded by the coding sequence ATGCCCGCCCGCCGTGAACTGATTCAGAAAGAGTTCGGGCTCTATCTGCTGCTGGCGTCTCTGGGCATGTTCTTTCTCGGAGCGATGTGGGCCTTCATCCTGATGCGGAAAGGCGTTCCGGTCACGCCCGGACGGTTTCCGCCGGTCCTCTGGGCTTCGACGGCTGTGCTGCTCGTCGGCGGCATTTCACTTCAACAGTCGCTGAGGGAAGTCCGCCGCGAGCGGCAGCTTGAGTTCCGCCGCTGGCTCCTGACCGCCTTCGGCTGCGGATGCCTGTTCTGCATACTCCAGACAATCGGACTGACCGATCTGTTACTCGGTCACTTCGTCAACCTGCGGTCTGCTTCCCTTGAGCCGCCGATCTCGCGGTTCGAATCGTTGCGTGCAGTCCGGTTCTGGGGCTTTCTCTTTGTGCTCGTGCTGCTGCACGTGCTGCACTTCATCGGCGGCCTCGTCGTGCTGTTCCGGGTCGTGCTGGAAGCTCTGCGCGGTCGGTTCGATCACGAGTTCTACCCCGGCGTCAAACTGTGCGCCGTCTACTGGCGATTCCTGGACGTCGTCTGGCTGATGATGCTGGCCGCTTTCACGCTGACGCTCTAG
- a CDS encoding cytochrome c oxidase subunit 3 family protein: protein MSTLAPAALPADGHDHGHDHAHGHSPFLAHHFENHEQQFDSGKLGMWLFLITEILFFSGLFTAYAVYRANHPEIFTYGHMFLNPTMGAINTVVLLFSSLTMAWAVRCAQLGQKQGLVILLAITWLCALTFLVVKYFEYSHKFHLGIYPAKYFVYGEDPHGELKATGNAAASHASDPHADPVDHAHADAKPAGDSHAKGEHAAGGHGDEGLPTRAELPKDIGIYFSIYYCLTGLHGIHIVGGMIAIGWIFWRSLRGDFGPEYFGPVDFVGLYWHLVDLIWIYLFPLLYLIH, encoded by the coding sequence ATGAGCACGCTCGCCCCCGCCGCACTTCCGGCCGACGGCCATGACCACGGTCATGATCACGCCCACGGGCATTCGCCATTCCTGGCCCACCACTTCGAGAATCACGAACAGCAGTTCGACAGCGGCAAGCTGGGAATGTGGCTGTTCCTGATCACCGAAATCCTCTTCTTCAGCGGACTGTTCACCGCCTACGCGGTCTACCGGGCCAACCACCCGGAGATCTTCACGTACGGGCACATGTTCCTGAACCCCACCATGGGCGCCATCAACACCGTCGTCCTCCTCTTCAGCAGCCTCACCATGGCCTGGGCCGTCCGCTGCGCCCAGCTCGGACAGAAACAGGGCCTCGTCATCCTGCTCGCCATCACCTGGCTCTGCGCCCTCACCTTCCTCGTCGTCAAATACTTCGAGTACTCCCACAAGTTCCACCTCGGAATCTACCCCGCCAAATACTTCGTCTACGGCGAAGATCCCCACGGCGAACTCAAAGCCACCGGCAACGCCGCCGCATCCCACGCGAGCGACCCCCACGCCGACCCCGTCGACCACGCCCATGCCGACGCAAAACCGGCCGGCGACTCCCACGCCAAAGGCGAACACGCCGCCGGCGGCCACGGCGACGAGGGCCTCCCGACCCGCGCCGAACTCCCCAAAGACATCGGCATCTACTTCAGCATCTACTACTGCCTCACGGGACTCCACGGCATCCACATCGTCGGCGGCATGATCGCCATCGGCTGGATTTTCTGGCGCTCCCTGCGCGGCGACTTCGGTCCCGAGTATTTCGGCCCGGTCGACTTCGTCGGGCTGTACTGGCACCTCGTCGACCTGATCTGGATCTATCTGTTCCCGCTGCTCTATCTGATTCACTGA
- a CDS encoding quinol:cytochrome C oxidoreductase: MTASTHTAEPADFSSQTLSGWGSKPLNLCLTVGLGGLILAVVLGVVSGGMLRVTLAYLLSLLFFLSLSLGGLFFVMIHHLTRSGWSVVVRRLAEFIACGVAPLGVLFLPIVVAVLMGSSIPFIWNDAQLVAGDPLLAGKASYLNAPFFAIRCVGYFAIWLLLSRRLLGMSLLQDGSGDPALTNKLEGLSAPGLILFALTITFAAFDWIMSLDPHWFSTIYGVYYFSGSVMSFMAVLGILSVGLQRQGLLRDAITVEHLHDIGKLMFGFMCFWAYVAMSQYLLIWYANIPEETVWFKARQEHGWQYVSLILILGHFAIPFVGFVSRYAKRNASTLVFWSALLLVMQWVDLYWLIYPNFIDKGQFQSPPIPFVELAALVGVGGVWLGGILYFVGDKPLIPLKDPRLAESLAFHNI; encoded by the coding sequence ATGACCGCCTCGACCCATACCGCTGAGCCCGCCGACTTCTCCAGCCAGACGCTGTCGGGGTGGGGTTCCAAGCCGCTGAACCTGTGCCTGACAGTCGGGCTGGGCGGACTGATCCTGGCGGTCGTGCTGGGCGTCGTTTCCGGAGGAATGCTCCGGGTGACGCTCGCCTATCTGCTGAGTCTGCTGTTTTTCCTCAGCCTCTCGCTGGGCGGCCTGTTCTTCGTCATGATTCACCATCTGACCCGCTCCGGCTGGAGCGTCGTGGTTCGCCGGCTCGCGGAATTCATCGCGTGCGGCGTCGCGCCGCTCGGAGTTCTGTTCCTGCCGATCGTCGTCGCCGTGCTGATGGGAAGCTCGATTCCCTTCATCTGGAACGACGCGCAACTCGTCGCCGGCGACCCGCTCCTGGCGGGAAAGGCGTCCTATTTGAATGCGCCGTTCTTCGCGATCCGCTGCGTCGGGTACTTTGCGATCTGGCTGCTGCTTTCGCGCCGGCTGCTGGGGATGTCGCTGCTGCAGGACGGGAGCGGCGACCCGGCGCTGACGAACAAGCTGGAGGGCCTCAGCGCCCCCGGGCTGATTCTCTTCGCCCTCACGATCACCTTCGCGGCGTTCGACTGGATCATGTCGCTGGATCCGCACTGGTTCAGCACGATTTACGGCGTCTACTATTTTTCCGGCAGCGTCATGTCCTTCATGGCGGTCCTGGGGATTCTGTCGGTCGGCCTGCAGCGGCAGGGGTTGTTACGGGACGCGATCACGGTGGAGCACCTGCACGACATCGGCAAGCTGATGTTCGGGTTCATGTGCTTCTGGGCGTACGTTGCCATGTCGCAGTACCTGCTGATCTGGTACGCGAACATCCCCGAAGAAACCGTGTGGTTCAAAGCCCGCCAGGAGCACGGCTGGCAATACGTCTCACTCATTCTGATTCTCGGGCACTTTGCGATCCCGTTCGTCGGCTTCGTTTCGCGATACGCAAAGCGAAACGCCTCCACCCTGGTCTTCTGGTCGGCGCTGCTGCTGGTGATGCAGTGGGTCGATCTGTACTGGCTGATTTACCCCAACTTCATCGACAAAGGGCAGTTCCAGTCCCCGCCGATTCCGTTCGTCGAGCTGGCGGCGCTCGTCGGAGTGGGGGGCGTCTGGCTGGGGGGCATTCTGTACTTTGTCGGCGACAAGCCGCTGATTCCGCTGAAGGATCCGCGTCTGGCTGAATCGCTGGCCTTCCATAACATCTGA
- a CDS encoding SCO family protein, translating to MRVRRAICGVLVWLSSVGALSGPVGAAPWETTPKELENLDVAEHVGESLPLELIFRDHRRQDGRVQDWFEGRRPVIVSMNYSNCPMLCNLQLSGLVESLKQLDWTAGKEFDVVSVSMDPSETPERAGQTRQRYLDLYERAGTGNGWRFLVGNRQSIERLAASIGFKFRYVPDRKEYAHPAMFVLCTPDGKIARYMYGVDFPPETLRLSLVEAGEGKVGGTWERILLFCFHYDAEKGRYAPAARNLMRTGGVATVVVIAAFVAWLLRRERRMRSPKTGPGPVGPVPV from the coding sequence ATGAGAGTGCGACGGGCGATTTGCGGAGTTCTCGTCTGGCTGAGCAGCGTCGGTGCGCTCTCGGGTCCGGTCGGGGCGGCTCCGTGGGAAACCACCCCCAAGGAGCTGGAGAATCTCGACGTCGCCGAGCACGTCGGGGAATCGCTGCCGCTGGAACTGATCTTCCGGGATCACCGACGGCAGGACGGACGGGTGCAGGACTGGTTCGAAGGACGACGGCCCGTCATCGTATCGATGAACTATTCCAACTGCCCGATGCTCTGCAACCTGCAGTTGTCGGGCCTGGTGGAATCGCTCAAGCAGTTGGACTGGACGGCGGGCAAGGAGTTTGACGTCGTCTCCGTCAGCATGGATCCGTCGGAGACTCCCGAGCGGGCCGGGCAGACGCGGCAGAGATATCTGGATTTGTACGAGCGGGCCGGGACGGGAAACGGCTGGCGATTTCTGGTCGGCAACCGGCAGTCGATCGAGCGACTGGCGGCTTCGATCGGTTTCAAGTTTCGATATGTCCCGGATCGGAAGGAATATGCTCATCCGGCGATGTTCGTGCTGTGCACGCCGGACGGGAAGATCGCAAGATACATGTATGGCGTCGATTTCCCGCCGGAGACGCTGAGGCTGAGTCTGGTGGAAGCGGGCGAAGGCAAGGTGGGGGGGACGTGGGAGCGGATCCTGCTGTTCTGCTTCCACTACGATGCGGAAAAAGGGCGATACGCTCCGGCGGCGCGCAACCTGATGCGGACCGGCGGGGTGGCGACGGTGGTGGTGATTGCAGCGTTTGTCGCCTGGCTGTTGCGCCGGGAGCGGCGGATGCGATCTCCGAAGACGGGTCCTGGCCCGGTCGGACCAGTCCCCGTCTGA
- a CDS encoding phytoene/squalene synthase family protein, translating into MSGPALTPLHESYAWCRRLTRQTAHNFHFSFLTLPRDRYDAMCVLYAFMRLSDDLGDEPGRSPEQRRRELTHWRQALRAAHAGVPAEHPLWPAFADICRRFALPLEALEAVLDGVERDLEPQPIATFAELEQYCYCVAGAVGVCCIHLWGFRGEDAIPRAIDCGTALQLTNILRDLSEDAGLGRIYLPREDLHRFDYSEDDLRRGVCNDEFRELMRFQVDRARSYYRRAEELFPLVEPVGRPILRTMLKIYGGLLHEIERRRFDVYHSRVRLPRWKKLWFAASSICVAGRLAGERT; encoded by the coding sequence ATGTCCGGTCCAGCACTGACGCCGCTGCACGAATCCTACGCCTGGTGCCGCCGGCTCACGCGACAGACTGCTCACAACTTCCATTTCTCGTTCCTGACGCTCCCCCGCGACCGCTACGACGCGATGTGCGTGCTGTATGCGTTCATGCGCCTGAGCGACGACTTGGGGGACGAGCCCGGCCGAAGCCCCGAGCAGCGTCGCCGCGAACTGACGCACTGGCGGCAGGCGCTCCGCGCCGCGCACGCCGGCGTTCCCGCCGAGCACCCGCTCTGGCCGGCCTTTGCGGATATCTGCCGACGCTTCGCGCTGCCGCTCGAGGCGCTGGAAGCGGTCCTGGATGGAGTCGAACGCGATCTGGAACCGCAGCCGATTGCCACGTTCGCAGAGCTGGAGCAGTATTGCTACTGTGTGGCCGGCGCCGTCGGCGTCTGCTGCATCCACCTGTGGGGCTTTCGCGGCGAAGACGCCATTCCGCGCGCCATCGACTGCGGAACCGCGCTGCAATTGACCAACATCCTCCGCGACCTGTCCGAAGACGCCGGGCTGGGCCGCATCTATCTTCCCCGCGAAGACCTGCATCGCTTCGACTACTCCGAGGACGACTTGCGGCGCGGCGTCTGTAACGACGAGTTCCGCGAGCTGATGAGGTTTCAGGTCGATCGCGCTCGCAGCTACTATCGGCGGGCGGAAGAGTTGTTTCCGCTGGTCGAGCCGGTCGGGCGGCCGATCCTGCGTACCATGCTCAAAATCTACGGCGGCCTGCTGCACGAGATCGAACGCCGTCGATTCGATGTCTACCACAGCCGCGTGCGGCTGCCGCGCTGGAAGAAGCTGTGGTTTGCCGCGTCGTCCATCTGCGTCGCCGGCCGCCTGGCGGGAGAGCGGACGTGA